The Papaver somniferum cultivar HN1 chromosome 3, ASM357369v1, whole genome shotgun sequence genome includes a region encoding these proteins:
- the LOC113360762 gene encoding uncharacterized protein LOC113360762, giving the protein MEYHEEGESNRDKQLANYYTRKINFKFPLEACEFVGTWNGLICISVKTVHVSYREEPEPKPALYICNPISKEFTSLPGLRINKEKLDKNDGVQIVHGFGYDPQTNKYKVVRVESITKIPSRGHMSRYTHLGVASGRTPKIVVFDLADEKFHLLPAPPGVPYCGKLFVMKGCLCLGETYRKLGQYWKWDLWFLKTNEEESSSSSCQEGEHYYSFWSWRKEFRTLGTIDFKESYCEPFSITNKGAVLLFANDLGVISLYNPETNTATPKQIRNFSEYCSPGTEMPIPHINSFVSLKALGEENVRTNIVDGHPRAKISQL; this is encoded by the exons ATGGAGTACCATGAGGAAGGTGAGTCGAATAGAGATAAGCAGCTCGCTAACTACTACACAAGGAAGATCAATTTTAAGTTTCCGCTGGAGGCATGTGAATTTGTAGGTACATGGAATGGATTGATCTGTATATCAGTCAAGACTGTGCATGTTTCCTACAGAGAGGAACCTGAACCTAAACCAGCTTTATACATATGTAATCCCATTTCCAAAGAATTCACAAGTCTTCCAGGGTTAAGGATCAACAAAGAGAAATTGGACAAGAATGATGGTGTTCAAATCGTACATGGATTTGGCTACGATCCTCAAACTAACAAATACAAGGTTGTCAGAGTTGAGTCGATTACAAAAATTCCTTCAAGGGGTCACATGTCGAGGTATACACACTTGGGAGTGGCTTCCG GACGAACTCCAAAGATTGTTGTCTTTGATTTGGCAGATGAGAAATTCCACTTGCTTCCTGCACCTCCAGGTGTGCCATACTGCGGCAAACTTTTTGTTATGAAGGGGTGTCTGTGTCTTGGTGAAACATATCGTAAATTAGGTCAATATTGGAAATGGGACTTGTGGTTTTTAAAAACCAATGAGGAAGAGAGTAGCAGTAGCAGTTGCCAAGAAGGAGAGCATTATTACAGTTTCTGGAGTTGGCGTAAAGAATTCAGGACATTGGGAACGATAGATTTCAAGGAAAGTTACTGTGAACCATTTTCCATCACGAACAAGGGTGCAGTTTTATTATTCGCAAATGACCTTGGCGTCATCAGTCTTTATAATCCGGAAACAAATACTGCTACTCCGAAACAAATTCGGAATTTTTCTGAATACTGCAGCCCGGGTACGGAGATGCCCATACCACACATCAACAGCTTTGTTTCATTGAAAGCACTGGGAGAAGAAAATGTGAGGACAAACATAGTAGATGGCCACCCTCGAGCGAAGATTAGCCAGCTGTAA